CCATCCATTCACCCGTGTATTTTTACGTATTGTGTTATTTGAATTTTGTAAATTGTAAGCCAAAGACTTGACGTGTGTTCTAGAAGATTCCACTGCCATCCTGTGATATGATAGGTGTGATTCACATTTCCAAAATAACCCGTTGTGTATGTACGGCAGAggcggctggtgggaggagctacatGAGGACAGgcttattgtaatggctggaatggaattaatggaacggtatcaaacatataGAAATCAcatttgactccattccagccattacaatgagcccatcctcccacCTATATCCCCTCCCAACAGCCTCCTCTGATGCACAGATAACCCCACCCCGTAGGCCCTCATAATGGACCAGCTCCCTAACCCCACCCCGTAGGCCCTCATAATGGACCAGctccctgacccccccccccccccaggccctCATAATGGACCAGctccctgaccccccccccccccccccataatgcACCAGCTCCCTTTCTGATGTTCCCTTTAGAGTTGAAAGGAGCACTTGACCGCCGAAGCCTAAAATATATTTGCACCTTAAGGTCATTTGCATTTCATACAAAACGATACTTTCTCATGGAAATTATAGAAAGGGATTCATTCGTTTATATTCTTTCCAATACAGGACTGCTAAACCACCCACTCACTACCTTTCTGTAAGAAAATTACTTTTTCCATTTGCCAAACATCTTCAATTCACATAATATACTATAGTAGTTGTCACGTACAGACATGTGGACTGTATCACTGTCATTCACATGAGAAACTCAAATTTGACTTTGTCTGAACTGAAGCACTTTTCTCCTTGTATGTATGTGGTTACTGTGGTTGTATTGTGTACTTAAAGAAGTCTCCATAACTGTATACTTGTTCCTGTGCTTCGATAATGAGGCAAGTTGCTTTTCTGGTTCCAATTCCACACAGCTTTGGTGTCTGATTGGTCAAAACAGATCATGTGTTGCTTCTCCACCAATGATAGACCTGTGTGTTGCATGTGAAGGCACTGCACCTATAAAGATGGCTATGAACAGCCACAGTATAGAGGTCACAGGACCTGTTGGTTATTAGTGGAGGCTGAGGTAATGACATGCAGAAAGGGTTTCTACTATAGAAATAGATTATATTTCTGGTTACCCCCCCCTGTTCTTGTTGACTGATGAACACTGTGACAAGTTGAATGGTACATCCTATTAAAAGGATACTGCTTTTCTTTGTGCTCGGTCATCTGTGCAAACTTTGGATATAATGTCACATTGGTCTAAACAACCATTAATTTTACATGTAGAGATGGCTGATATCCAACTAGGACTGAAACCTGGGTTATGTCGCCACCGTCTGGTCCATCGCAGTGGTAAAACACAGACAAGACTTGAGGATGATCAAATGGATACGTTCATATATTTTTggaacatttcttaaaaatacaacACATAAACCACTAGCTTCTAAAACAGTGAGGCTCAGAACTGGATACATCACAAGGTAAAGGTCAGAAGGAAGTAAATGCATTGGACCAAAAGAGATCAGTGACCATTGACAGGCAATATATTTACATCAAAGCAGTGAGCCAGGAAGAACAAGGCCTTCCCAATACAGAGAAAAAGACAACAGAATGAGCAGTATAAAGGACTTTAGATATATAAAGAAAGATATATAACGAGGGAGAGATATGAGTGGCGGAGGTAGGAAAGGGTAAgcgtaatatatattttttatcatagCCATTGTGCGCGTTTGAGATTGCAGTCGGTGACTGCAGACTGGCTGACCTACAAATCACATTGGATCCTAAATTACTATGGATTATGATTTGTAGATCAATTGTAGTCAATCTCCAACGTGCCTTTTTTTATTCAGCAGGGAAGATGAGGCATTGAGCGATAACTATGTACAGGGGGCGGCAGGTTAGAGGTCAAGGCTCTAGGCTGAGTCGGCCCTCTTGTAGGCCACCATGCTGTTGACCTTGTGGATGGAGGTGGTGAAGGAGCGCAGGCGAACCTCCTCCGATTGGTCGATGATCTGGGGGCCCGACTCCTCCCATTTGTCAGGCACCTCCAGGTCCTTGTCGGTGTAAACGAGGAGGTCAAAGGCACCTGGGGAGAGGGGTCAAAGTTCAGGGGTTATCAAGGAGCATCAGGAACATTTCTGTTCAGAAAAATATGTTCCAGTCAAATGTCCGACCAGATTTTAGAAGATAAAATAGAAACCCATTTAATGCAGTCCCTTTATGTGCCCATAAACACTGATGAAAAGAGGAATGAGCCTAACAAGTGAACATTAGCTTCTTGCACATCTCCCTCTATCTGGCTTGTCAATTTCCTTAGTTTCAGTGTCTAGGACAGAATATTTAGTTTCCCACTTGTAGATGCCTCCATCCTTGGTACAGTAGCTAGTAAATAACTAGATTTgttttaataataaataaaaaaaggtaaCTACTTGACCAGGCATTGGATTATTATAGGAAGATTGCTTTATCTAAATAATCCTCCTTGGTGGACACGTAGGACATTTCTGGAAATGATCTTTTAGGGAGATGAATCTAGCAAAACGTCATAAAACACCAGAACACTTCCCGTGTGTATGCAACTGCCTCATGAACGCAATAGGCAGGAACATTTGCGGACAGGTACAaatttatacaatgttgcagaTTGCTAACGCAAGctcaagacagacaggcaggaagaGTAGAGTAGCTTATTTGATTGAAAGACAACCTGAACCAACCTCTCTGCATAGCAAAAGTGATTTATAAAAAGGTTTtattttcatcaggatatttGCTTGGCAACAAAGTGTCCATAAATGTGCTTATTTGTTGgcttatgtttgtttttttattggCCAAAAGCAGGCACTTAACGGCCAATGGAAACACTGGTTCTCTCACACACAGTACTCACAGGCAGTCTCCAGCAGGGGTAGGAAGGTGACAGTGGCAGTGATCTGTCTGATGACTGAGCGAATCTCATCCTGGATGGACTTGATGGACTTCTCCCTGGGAGCACTGAGAGAAGAGACACAAAAAGGCTGTCACATATGTGTGTGCTTGTGGTAGTCAGGTCCACTGCTGCTGAAGTATCCTACAGTACCTGATCTCCTTGGCACTCTTGTCACACTCAATGTCAAACTGCCACCGTTCCAGCACCTCACTAGTCTCCAGACATGTGATAACAAGGACCAACTTCTGCACTGTGCAGTCAAACAGCCACTCTGCAATACAGTGACACAAGTTAGTCAAA
This is a stretch of genomic DNA from Salvelinus alpinus chromosome 11, SLU_Salpinus.1, whole genome shotgun sequence. It encodes these proteins:
- the LOC139534671 gene encoding mitotic spindle assembly checkpoint protein MAD2A-like isoform X1; the encoded protein is MTSTLKGITLKGSAELVAEFFSFGINSILYQRGLYPPETFSRVTQYDMSLQLTTDTKLKNYLTNVVSQLKEWLFDCTVQKLVLVITCLETSEVLERWQFDIECDKSAKEISAPREKSIKSIQDEIRSVIRQITATVTFLPLLETACAFDLLVYTDKDLEVPDKWEESGPQIIDQSEEVRLRSFTTSIHKVNSMVAYKRADSA
- the LOC139534671 gene encoding mitotic spindle assembly checkpoint protein MAD2A-like isoform X2 codes for the protein MTSTLKGITLKGSAELVAEFFCKYFTDFALFSPDQKGKACNLNMAMVFSAEASCLILFTTIASEFSMTISNIYVLTSFGINSILYQRGLYPPETFSRVTQYDMSLQLTTDTKLKNYLTNVVSQLKEWLFDCTVQKLVLVITCLETSEVLERWQFDIECDKSAKEISAPREKSIKSIQDEIRSVIRQITATVTFLPLLETACAFDLLVYTDKDLEVPDKWEESGPQIIDQSEEVRLRSFTTSIHKVNSMVAYKRADSA